The following coding sequences are from one Prochlorococcus sp. MIT 1314 window:
- a CDS encoding GDP-L-fucose synthase codes for MLISKESRIFIAGHNGMVGSAIKRSLTKKGYKNLLFASRNDLDLLDFVKVKDWFNKNRPEIVILAAAKVGGIHANSKYMGDFILENLKIQNNVIENAWKYKVKRFLFLGSSCIYPKFAQQPLKEEYLLTGELEKTNESYALAKISGIKLCTSLKEQYGFDSICLMPTNLYGPGDNYHPQNSHVLPAMLKRFYDAKIKGSQEIVCWGSGLPKREFLYVDDLAEASIFILENISSEHRILYDDKKNFNGILNVGLGKDISIKELANLISSAVGYEGKIKWDLSKPDGTPRKLLDVSKLSELGWSAKTELQKGLELTLKSFLAESKNKSIRY; via the coding sequence ATGTTAATTTCAAAAGAATCTAGAATATTCATTGCTGGCCATAATGGTATGGTTGGCAGTGCTATTAAAAGATCTTTGACTAAGAAAGGATATAAAAATCTACTATTTGCCTCTAGAAATGATTTAGACTTACTAGACTTTGTTAAAGTGAAAGATTGGTTCAATAAGAATAGGCCAGAAATAGTAATTTTAGCTGCCGCTAAAGTTGGAGGAATCCATGCAAATTCCAAATATATGGGAGATTTTATACTAGAAAATCTTAAGATTCAAAATAATGTAATAGAAAATGCTTGGAAATACAAAGTAAAAAGATTTTTATTTCTTGGTAGCAGTTGCATTTATCCAAAATTTGCCCAGCAACCCTTAAAGGAAGAATATCTTTTAACTGGAGAGCTAGAAAAAACTAATGAATCTTATGCACTAGCGAAAATTTCAGGCATAAAATTATGTACTTCATTAAAAGAACAGTATGGATTTGATTCAATATGTTTAATGCCTACAAATCTATATGGTCCAGGAGATAATTATCACCCTCAAAATAGTCATGTTTTACCTGCCATGTTAAAGAGGTTTTATGATGCAAAAATTAAGGGTTCACAAGAAATTGTCTGCTGGGGATCAGGTTTACCTAAGAGAGAATTTCTCTATGTAGATGATCTTGCTGAAGCCTCTATTTTTATTCTTGAAAATATTTCAAGTGAACACAGAATTCTTTATGATGATAAAAAAAACTTTAATGGAATATTAAATGTTGGATTAGGTAAAGATATAAGTATAAAAGAATTAGCAAATTTAATTTCTTCGGCAGTAGGTTATGAAGGAAAAATAAAATGGGATTTATCAAAGCCAGATGGAACTCCGAGAAAGTTATTAGATGTTTCAAAATTGAGTGAATTAGGTTGGTCAGCAAAAACTGAACTACAAAAAGGGCTTGAATTGACTCTTAAAAGCTTTCTAGCAGAATCAAAAAACAAAAGTATTAGATATTAA
- the galE gene encoding UDP-glucose 4-epimerase GalE — MKNILVTGGAGFIGSHTCLALLEKGFNVFIIDSFENSSERVIKRILEAYKSNKNNLNINMKVFKGNLCDKYFIKEVFNRIKNENKEIHGVIHFAGFKAVAESFVEPLYYWQNNVVGTINLLEIMNEFNCNNLVFSSSATVYETKDNCLLNESSKFGPINPYGNTKYSIEMLLKDLFQSSAKKWKLASLRYFNPIGAHSSGLLGEDPKDTPNNIFPLIANTALGTQKILKIYGNDWPTKDGTPVRDYIHVMDLAECHLKVLKFLINSEPEILYLNVGTGIGTSVLDLVKTFEKVNNVKIPFVFEKRRIGDGSFLVADNSLLISKMNINYFRSIEDMCRDGWKWKQLNPKGY, encoded by the coding sequence ATGAAAAATATTTTAGTAACTGGAGGCGCTGGTTTTATTGGAAGTCATACGTGTTTAGCGTTATTGGAAAAAGGTTTTAATGTTTTTATTATAGATTCATTTGAAAATAGTTCTGAGAGAGTAATAAAAAGAATTCTAGAAGCATATAAATCTAATAAAAATAACCTTAACATCAATATGAAGGTTTTTAAGGGTAACTTATGTGATAAATATTTCATTAAAGAAGTTTTTAATAGGATCAAAAATGAGAATAAAGAAATTCATGGTGTAATTCATTTTGCAGGTTTTAAAGCCGTTGCAGAATCATTTGTTGAACCACTTTACTATTGGCAAAATAATGTTGTTGGCACGATAAATTTGCTGGAAATAATGAACGAATTTAATTGTAACAACCTAGTTTTTAGTAGTAGCGCCACTGTTTATGAAACTAAAGATAATTGCTTGTTGAATGAATCTTCTAAATTTGGACCAATTAATCCATATGGAAATACAAAATATAGTATTGAAATGCTTTTAAAAGATTTATTCCAATCATCAGCTAAAAAATGGAAATTGGCTTCGCTTAGATATTTCAATCCCATTGGAGCGCATTCATCTGGTTTGCTTGGGGAAGATCCTAAAGATACGCCAAATAATATTTTTCCTCTGATTGCAAATACTGCGTTAGGAACCCAGAAAATATTAAAAATTTATGGTAATGATTGGCCAACTAAAGATGGAACTCCTGTTAGGGACTATATACATGTAATGGATTTAGCTGAGTGTCATCTTAAGGTTTTAAAATTTTTAATAAATAGTGAACCTGAAATTCTATACTTAAATGTAGGTACTGGCATAGGCACCTCAGTCCTTGATTTGGTTAAAACCTTTGAGAAAGTAAATAATGTAAAAATCCCTTTTGTTTTTGAAAAGAGAAGAATTGGGGATGGTTCATTTTTAGTAGCAGATAATTCTTTATTGATTTCTAAAATGAATATTAATTATTTTCGAAGTATCGAAGATATGTGTCGAGATGGATGGAAATGGAAGCAGCTAAATCCTAAAGGTTATTAA
- a CDS encoding ketoacyl-ACP synthase III: protein MSKGLSIRKISYYLPKNVQTNDQLRSLHPDWDIEKVQEKTGIFQRYIANKDETSLDLGFMACKNLFKEFDLKPQEIDALLFISQTPDYALPPSSCILQEKLCMSNDILALDINLGCSGFVNSLAVASSLLQSKAINNCLILCAETYSKFINKNDRTNKMIFSDASSACLLEKNNSSSSIGNFTFGCDGKGAKELIVEGSGARDNLERNKQELFMNGPAILLFTLSQVPILLEKTLNNNGLNLKDIDLFVFHQASKLVLDLLCEKIGIEKHKTYSNLDKKGNTVSCSIPIALKDAFLEKKLIPGNKVLIIGFGVGYSLGSTIIRW, encoded by the coding sequence ATGAGCAAAGGCTTAAGTATACGGAAAATAAGTTATTACTTACCCAAAAATGTTCAAACTAATGATCAACTAAGATCTTTACATCCTGATTGGGATATTGAGAAAGTTCAAGAAAAAACTGGTATTTTCCAAAGATATATTGCTAATAAAGATGAGACGAGCCTGGATTTAGGATTTATGGCATGTAAGAATTTATTTAAAGAATTCGATTTAAAGCCTCAAGAAATAGATGCATTATTATTTATTTCTCAAACTCCAGATTATGCTTTACCCCCTTCTTCTTGTATTTTGCAGGAGAAGCTTTGCATGAGTAATGATATCCTTGCTTTAGATATAAACCTAGGTTGTTCCGGATTTGTAAATTCACTCGCAGTTGCCTCTTCATTATTGCAATCTAAAGCTATTAATAATTGTCTAATCCTCTGTGCAGAAACTTATTCTAAGTTCATCAATAAAAATGACCGAACAAATAAAATGATTTTTAGCGATGCATCATCAGCTTGTCTTTTAGAAAAAAATAATAGTTCATCTTCTATAGGTAATTTTACATTTGGATGTGATGGAAAAGGAGCTAAAGAATTAATTGTTGAAGGAAGCGGTGCAAGAGATAATTTGGAGCGTAATAAACAAGAACTTTTTATGAATGGCCCTGCAATTTTGTTATTTACGCTTAGTCAAGTACCTATACTTTTAGAAAAAACTTTAAACAATAATGGTTTAAACCTAAAAGATATTGATCTTTTTGTATTTCATCAAGCAAGTAAATTGGTATTAGATTTATTGTGTGAAAAAATTGGGATAGAAAAACATAAAACATATTCTAATTTAGATAAAAAAGGTAATACCGTTTCTTGTTCAATTCCTATTGCATTGAAGGATGCCTTTTTAGAAAAAAAATTAATACCGGGTAACAAGGTTTTAATTATAGGTTTTGGAGTTGGATATTCATTAGGATCAACAATTATTAGGTGGTAA
- a CDS encoding SDR family oxidoreductase — protein sequence MLLITGASGGIGFELFKKLSIKNDVIAISNRKKIENNARGICVNVNLLNHNEIDQLISKYGKTFDEITVLNLAVQSFDGLLANYPIEKVRETFELNLISNLYLLQGLLPIMLNQKWGRIIHFSSIVGNEGAKGAGIYAASKSALIGYSKTLSKEYGRFGITSNIIELGYFEKGLIENFNKEKIKNIISNTSSRRLGVTDDIIHAIKFIQKSDFYNGEILKLNGGK from the coding sequence ATGCTTCTTATAACAGGTGCTTCAGGTGGAATTGGGTTCGAACTTTTCAAGAAACTCTCAATAAAAAATGATGTAATAGCTATTAGTAATAGAAAGAAAATAGAAAATAATGCTAGAGGTATTTGCGTAAATGTTAATCTTCTTAATCATAATGAGATAGATCAATTAATTAGTAAATATGGAAAAACTTTCGATGAAATAACAGTTTTAAATCTTGCTGTACAAAGTTTTGATGGTTTACTAGCCAACTATCCTATAGAAAAAGTAAGAGAGACATTCGAATTGAATTTGATTTCAAACCTATATTTATTACAAGGACTTCTCCCAATCATGCTGAATCAAAAATGGGGTAGGATAATACACTTTTCTTCTATTGTGGGAAATGAAGGAGCTAAAGGAGCTGGGATTTATGCTGCAAGCAAGTCAGCTCTTATAGGTTATAGTAAAACCCTTTCTAAAGAATATGGTAGGTTTGGAATTACTTCAAATATAATTGAATTAGGTTACTTTGAAAAAGGACTAATAGAAAATTTCAATAAAGAAAAAATAAAAAATATTATCTCTAATACATCTTCAAGAAGACTAGGAGTAACAGATGACATAATTCATGCTATAAAATTTATACAAAAATCAGATTTTTATAATGGTGAAATACTTAAATTAAATGGAGGAAAATAA
- a CDS encoding GtrA family protein translates to MNNLKILKSNSFIKFVILGGLITILSNGSLLLMLYLLPLGISTFISRILHAYLGYLANKYGVFKTKGNPIKYILLVIVSWILQWFLIKTLSNLGFSYLFSVLIAIPFLAFFSYVSQKNLVFRK, encoded by the coding sequence ATGAATAATTTAAAAATTCTAAAATCCAACTCTTTTATTAAATTTGTAATATTAGGTGGCTTGATAACTATCTTAAGTAATGGGTCACTTTTGTTAATGCTTTATCTACTACCTCTGGGAATATCAACTTTTATTAGTCGGATTTTGCATGCTTATTTGGGTTATTTAGCTAATAAATATGGAGTCTTCAAAACAAAAGGTAATCCTATTAAGTACATTCTCCTAGTAATAGTTAGTTGGATTTTACAATGGTTTTTAATAAAAACTTTAAGTAATTTAGGTTTTTCGTATCTATTCTCGGTTTTAATTGCTATTCCTTTTCTCGCATTTTTCTCTTATGTCAGTCAAAAAAATCTAGTTTTTAGAAAATAA
- a CDS encoding mannose-1-phosphate guanylyltransferase/mannose-6-phosphate isomerase has product MRKIIPIILAGGTGSRLWPLSRESYPKQFLNLTDDENYSLIQKTYKRIENIENITNPIIICNEEHRFIVGDQMNRINTKPLSIILEPEGRNTAPAIAVASLKALQEYKDPILLILSSDHEIRNVPEFTKSIKNSIKIAEEGKLVIFGIIPTYPSTGYGYIKSSNKENQNKYITSNVEKFIEKPDLKTAQKLFQDKHYTWNSGMFVFKASSILNELKVFAPEIIKNCEKCLIKSLKDLDFLRLDKKSFTNCPNISIDYAVFEKTKKAFVLPLNCGWNDIGTWESLWKISRKDSEGNAIKGKVLVKDTKNSLIRSEEKLVVSIGLDNIIIIETKDAVLVADKNKSQKVKDIVNSLNEKGLIEGRQHKIVFRPWGYYLSIEKDSTWQIKKIEVNPGASLSLQMHKYRSEHWIVVKGKAMVEVDKKEYFLSKNESTYIPLGSKHRLSNPGITPLILLEVQSGDYLGEDDIVRFADNYGRN; this is encoded by the coding sequence ATGCGCAAAATAATACCAATTATTCTTGCAGGTGGAACTGGCTCCAGATTATGGCCTTTATCCAGAGAAAGTTATCCAAAGCAATTCTTAAACCTTACAGATGATGAGAACTACTCATTAATACAAAAAACTTATAAAAGAATCGAGAATATAGAAAACATTACAAACCCAATCATTATTTGTAATGAGGAGCACCGATTTATAGTTGGTGATCAAATGAACAGAATAAATACGAAACCTCTTTCGATAATATTAGAACCTGAAGGAAGAAATACTGCTCCAGCAATTGCCGTTGCCTCTCTCAAAGCACTACAAGAATATAAAGATCCTATTCTCTTAATTCTCTCCTCAGATCATGAAATAAGAAATGTACCAGAATTTACTAAATCAATAAAAAATAGTATCAAAATAGCGGAAGAAGGTAAATTAGTGATTTTTGGCATAATTCCAACATATCCCTCGACTGGTTATGGATATATAAAATCTTCCAATAAAGAAAATCAAAACAAATATATCACTAGCAATGTAGAAAAGTTTATAGAAAAACCAGACCTAAAAACTGCCCAAAAACTTTTTCAAGATAAACATTACACTTGGAATAGTGGAATGTTTGTTTTCAAAGCATCCTCAATATTAAATGAATTAAAAGTTTTCGCTCCAGAAATAATTAAGAATTGCGAAAAATGTCTTATTAAAAGTCTAAAGGATCTAGATTTTCTAAGACTAGATAAAAAGTCTTTCACTAATTGCCCAAATATCTCAATTGATTATGCTGTTTTTGAAAAAACAAAAAAAGCTTTTGTCCTGCCACTTAATTGTGGATGGAACGATATTGGGACTTGGGAGTCTTTATGGAAAATTTCAAGAAAAGATTCTGAAGGGAATGCTATTAAAGGTAAAGTTTTAGTAAAAGATACAAAAAACTCCTTAATAAGAAGTGAAGAAAAATTAGTAGTTAGTATTGGATTAGATAACATAATCATAATCGAGACCAAAGATGCAGTATTGGTTGCAGATAAAAATAAGTCTCAAAAAGTGAAAGATATAGTAAATTCATTAAATGAGAAAGGTTTAATTGAAGGGCGGCAACACAAGATCGTATTTCGGCCCTGGGGCTACTATTTATCTATAGAAAAAGATAGCACGTGGCAAATAAAGAAAATTGAAGTTAACCCTGGAGCTTCTTTATCACTTCAGATGCATAAATATAGATCTGAGCACTGGATTGTAGTAAAAGGGAAAGCAATGGTAGAAGTTGATAAAAAAGAATATTTTTTATCTAAAAATGAAAGTACTTATATTCCACTAGGTTCGAAACATAGACTTTCTAATCCAGGCATTACCCCTCTTATACTGTTAGAAGTTCAAAGTGGAGATTATTTAGGTGAAGATGATATCGTTAGGTTTGCAGACAATTATGGTCGAAATTAA
- a CDS encoding methyltransferase produces MPYKEIEYIPKCNENIKILLNTNDNVFAPTATSDFLISAVASSISKVDKLLDLGCGNGIVGISLSKLNKANKIYCSDISNDAVKVAKLNIKLNNCEGEAIKSNIFSNWNGYKFDVIVDDISGISEEVAKLSDWFENVPCDAGIDGTSNIEKVLNRSRKFLNKNGKIFFPVISLSNTKKIIEIAENNFKDIKKISHNEWFLPEDLSRNFENLEKLKKEGYIDYCQKFGQLICWTDIYSAK; encoded by the coding sequence ATGCCTTATAAAGAAATCGAATATATACCTAAATGTAATGAAAACATAAAAATCTTATTAAATACAAATGATAATGTTTTTGCTCCTACAGCAACTTCAGATTTTCTAATATCAGCGGTTGCTTCTAGTATAAGTAAAGTTGATAAATTGTTGGATTTAGGCTGTGGCAATGGAATTGTAGGCATATCTTTATCAAAACTGAATAAAGCCAATAAAATTTATTGTTCTGATATTTCTAATGATGCGGTAAAGGTTGCAAAATTAAATATTAAATTAAACAATTGTGAAGGTGAAGCAATCAAATCAAATATCTTTTCTAATTGGAATGGATATAAATTTGACGTCATAGTTGACGATATTTCTGGAATTTCTGAGGAAGTTGCTAAACTTTCCGACTGGTTTGAAAATGTTCCTTGCGATGCAGGTATTGATGGGACATCAAATATCGAAAAAGTACTAAATCGATCAAGAAAATTTTTAAATAAAAATGGAAAAATATTCTTTCCAGTAATATCTCTATCAAATACAAAGAAAATTATTGAAATAGCAGAAAATAATTTCAAAGATATCAAAAAAATTTCACACAATGAGTGGTTTCTTCCAGAGGATTTAAGTAGAAACTTTGAAAATTTAGAAAAACTCAAAAAAGAGGGTTACATTGACTATTGTCAAAAGTTTGGTCAATTGATATGTTGGACTGATATATACTCTGCTAAGTAA
- the rfbC gene encoding dTDP-4-dehydrorhamnose 3,5-epimerase, which yields METINLKTNKSNFLSGVLLIRPDIYSDKRGFFYESWNSVSFNKKVKITNFCQDNHSQSKRGVLRGIHYQLNPYAQGKLIRCTNGEIFDVAVDLRKDSMTYKEWVGIELSAKNKYLLWIPEGFGHGFLTLSNSADVQYKVNNKWDKDSEKSIIWNDSELNIDWPINKLDKDQLIISEKDSNGLTINQAEKLNFIF from the coding sequence GTGGAGACTATTAATTTAAAGACTAACAAAAGTAATTTTTTAAGCGGAGTTTTATTAATACGTCCAGATATTTATTCTGATAAAAGAGGTTTCTTTTATGAAAGTTGGAATTCAGTCTCTTTTAATAAAAAAGTTAAAATTACAAATTTTTGCCAAGATAATCATTCACAATCAAAAAGAGGGGTTTTAAGAGGTATTCATTATCAACTCAATCCTTACGCACAAGGAAAGCTAATTAGATGCACAAATGGAGAGATATTTGATGTAGCTGTTGACTTAAGAAAAGATTCTATGACATATAAGGAATGGGTAGGCATTGAATTAAGTGCAAAAAATAAATATTTATTATGGATTCCAGAAGGTTTTGGACATGGTTTTTTAACTCTTAGTAATTCCGCTGATGTACAGTATAAAGTAAATAATAAATGGGACAAAGATAGCGAAAAGTCTATTATATGGAATGATTCTGAATTAAATATTGATTGGCCAATAAATAAATTAGACAAAGATCAACTAATAATTTCTGAAAAAGACTCTAATGGTTTAACCATTAACCAAGCAGAAAAACTAAACTTTATTTTTTAA
- the rfbD gene encoding dTDP-4-dehydrorhamnose reductase encodes MKVLITGSKGQLGRALIKLKPKNIKIYAMERTNFDMLDIPSCLKVIKSIKPDWIINCGAYTNVDLAESQEEAAMNVNFHAPKAFAQEIKKLGGRFLQISTDYVFSGLNRNKPYSTSEKRSPLGIYGLSKANAEEAIENIFEGTNQGIILRTSWLMGPFGNNFLLTILNLHLKKKEIKVVNDQIGSPTSVFSLAEVCWKIIKIKDYSIIKNKTKNGILHWHDDGEASWYEVAKIISNVGQKIGLINNRTEIIPIKTSDFTSSAKRPFYSVLECNSTKSLLNHENMNWKYELERNLEQIYLNKSNRYSFNPKHK; translated from the coding sequence ATGAAAGTTTTAATCACTGGTTCAAAAGGACAACTTGGAAGGGCTTTAATTAAATTGAAACCCAAAAATATAAAAATATATGCAATGGAAAGAACTAATTTTGATATGTTAGATATTCCATCTTGCTTGAAAGTTATAAAGTCAATAAAACCTGATTGGATAATTAATTGTGGTGCTTATACAAATGTTGATTTAGCCGAGTCACAAGAAGAAGCTGCTATGAATGTTAATTTTCATGCCCCTAAAGCATTTGCACAAGAAATCAAAAAATTAGGTGGAAGATTTCTCCAAATTAGTACTGATTATGTTTTTAGTGGCCTAAATAGGAATAAACCTTACTCAACTTCTGAAAAAAGATCTCCATTAGGCATATATGGTCTTTCAAAAGCAAACGCTGAAGAAGCAATTGAAAATATTTTCGAGGGGACTAATCAAGGAATAATATTAAGAACTAGTTGGCTAATGGGCCCATTTGGAAATAATTTTTTACTTACAATACTCAATCTCCATTTAAAAAAGAAAGAAATTAAAGTTGTCAATGATCAGATCGGTTCACCTACAAGTGTTTTCAGTCTTGCAGAAGTTTGTTGGAAAATTATAAAAATAAAAGATTATTCAATCATAAAAAATAAGACTAAAAACGGAATTTTGCATTGGCATGATGATGGAGAAGCAAGCTGGTATGAAGTTGCAAAAATAATTAGCAATGTGGGTCAAAAAATTGGGTTAATAAATAACAGAACAGAAATAATTCCTATCAAAACATCCGATTTTACTTCTTCAGCTAAAAGGCCTTTTTATTCCGTTCTAGAATGTAATTCAACAAAAAGTTTACTAAATCATGAAAATATGAATTGGAAATATGAGCTAGAAAGAAATCTTGAACAAATTTATCTTAATAAAAGTAATAGATATTCCTTTAATCCTAAGCATAAATAA
- the gmd gene encoding GDP-mannose 4,6-dehydratase — translation MSNNKKKALITGITGQDGSYLAELLLEKGYIVHGIKRRSSSFNTSRIDKLYQDPHEKNQSFFLHYGDLIDSTNILKIIDQVQPDEIYNLGAQSHVAVSFETPEYTANCDALGILRILEAVRILNLTKKTKIYQASTSELYGLIQESPQKETTPFYPRSPYAVAKLYAYWIVINYREAYNIFACNGILFNHESPRRGETFVTRKITRGLTRIHYGLENTIYMGNLNSKRDWGHAKDYVYMQWLMLQQEIPEDFVISTGKMYTVREFIEFCALELGWNKTQGAGIIWEGNGMDEVGIRADTGKIVVRVDPRYFRPTEVEELLGDSSKAKNKLNWEPKISIKELISEMITEDSKESQKESILKKEGFSFYSSKE, via the coding sequence ATGTCAAATAATAAGAAAAAAGCTTTAATTACAGGAATAACAGGGCAAGACGGCAGTTATCTAGCTGAGTTACTTTTAGAAAAGGGTTATATTGTTCATGGAATAAAGAGGAGATCAAGCTCATTTAATACCTCAAGAATAGATAAGTTATACCAAGACCCTCATGAAAAGAATCAAAGCTTTTTTCTCCACTATGGAGATTTAATTGATAGCACTAACATTTTAAAAATCATAGATCAAGTCCAACCTGATGAGATCTATAATTTAGGGGCGCAAAGTCATGTGGCTGTTAGTTTCGAAACCCCCGAATATACTGCTAATTGTGATGCACTGGGTATTTTAAGAATTCTTGAGGCAGTAAGGATACTAAACCTAACAAAAAAAACAAAAATTTATCAAGCAAGTACTAGTGAATTATATGGCCTAATACAAGAATCCCCACAAAAAGAAACCACACCTTTTTATCCTAGAAGTCCCTATGCTGTTGCCAAACTTTATGCTTATTGGATAGTTATTAACTATAGAGAAGCCTATAATATTTTTGCTTGTAATGGAATACTTTTTAACCATGAAAGTCCAAGAAGAGGAGAAACATTTGTTACGAGAAAAATTACTAGAGGTTTAACTAGAATTCATTATGGACTAGAAAATACTATTTATATGGGGAACCTTAATTCAAAAAGAGATTGGGGGCATGCTAAAGACTATGTTTATATGCAATGGTTGATGCTACAACAAGAAATTCCTGAAGACTTTGTAATTTCTACCGGTAAGATGTATACAGTCAGGGAATTTATAGAATTTTGTGCTTTAGAATTAGGGTGGAACAAAACACAAGGTGCTGGAATTATATGGGAAGGCAATGGTATGGATGAAGTCGGGATAAGGGCTGATACAGGCAAAATTGTTGTGAGAGTTGATCCAAGATATTTCAGACCTACTGAGGTTGAGGAACTCTTAGGGGATTCATCCAAGGCAAAAAACAAACTTAACTGGGAACCCAAAATATCAATAAAAGAACTTATTTCCGAGATGATCACTGAAGATTCCAAAGAATCACAAAAAGAATCAATACTCAAAAAAGAAGGCTTCTCTTTCTATTCCTCTAAAGAATAA
- the rfbB gene encoding dTDP-glucose 4,6-dehydratase — MGSLLVTGGAGFIGSNFIHYWIKKYPNQKIIVLDSLTYASNINSIKDLINQSKINFIKGNITDEKLILNIFGNYQITYLLNFAAETHVDRSIDSPDSFINSNILGTYNLLKCFKKYWEENDKPPNWRFLQVSTDEVFGSLNADDNRFTELSSYKPRSPYSASKASADHLVQAWNDTYDLPTLITNCSNNYGPFQYPEKLIPLTITNLLMSKEIPVYGDGLNIRDWLFVEDHCRAIDRVISNANPGQKFCIGANNEVKNVDLINKICTLVDKYALTYNYKINHSKSSDLIKFVSDRPGHDKRYAIDSSKLINELNWETKTSFEEGLEKTILWYLKNKNWWEPLTINN, encoded by the coding sequence CTTACTTATGCCTCCAACATTAATTCCATTAAAGATTTAATCAATCAATCAAAAATTAATTTTATAAAAGGTAATATTACTGATGAGAAATTGATATTAAACATTTTTGGTAATTACCAAATAACATATCTTTTGAATTTTGCCGCTGAAACACATGTAGATAGATCAATAGATTCACCAGATAGTTTTATTAATTCTAATATTTTAGGAACATATAATCTTTTAAAATGTTTTAAAAAATACTGGGAAGAAAATGATAAGCCCCCTAATTGGAGATTCCTTCAAGTTAGTACAGACGAAGTTTTTGGAAGTTTAAATGCGGATGATAATAGATTTACTGAATTATCTTCTTATAAGCCAAGATCCCCATATTCGGCAAGCAAGGCATCAGCTGATCATTTAGTACAAGCGTGGAATGATACCTATGATCTACCCACTTTGATAACAAATTGCTCAAATAATTATGGGCCATTTCAGTACCCAGAAAAATTAATACCATTAACAATTACAAATCTACTAATGAGTAAAGAAATTCCTGTCTATGGAGATGGTTTAAATATTAGGGACTGGCTTTTTGTTGAAGATCATTGTAGAGCTATTGACAGAGTTATTTCAAATGCGAATCCTGGACAAAAGTTTTGTATTGGAGCTAATAACGAAGTTAAAAATGTTGATTTAATAAATAAAATATGTACATTAGTTGATAAATACGCATTAACTTATAATTATAAAATCAACCATTCAAAGAGTTCGGATCTAATTAAATTTGTATCTGATAGACCCGGACATGACAAAAGGTATGCTATAGATTCATCGAAACTTATAAATGAATTAAATTGGGAAACTAAAACTAGCTTTGAAGAGGGTCTTGAGAAAACAATTCTCTGGTACTTAAAAAATAAGAACTGGTGGGAACCCTTAACTATTAACAATTAA
- a CDS encoding 4'-phosphopantetheinyl transferase family protein, whose translation MKKNIIALFLVPNHCCLKPIALQEKKWIKKLSKNRAKQYEHSRGYVREALSHILEIPALEIPLKSPPGLPPELPSEMGYVSFSHCKDVLLIGWSMQNIGVDIERSDRRFESKKILNGFFSSNEKKTLKDLNDNEINSEVLKLWVRKEAAIKWQKGSIFNDLSKWNFILGTNILENKYEGVNLKSFFINYEHWYISLACNNNLGIKKPIICKY comes from the coding sequence ATGAAAAAAAATATTATTGCACTTTTCCTTGTACCAAATCATTGTTGTCTAAAACCTATAGCTTTACAGGAAAAAAAATGGATAAAAAAACTTTCTAAAAATAGAGCTAAACAATATGAACATTCAAGAGGATATGTTCGCGAAGCTTTATCTCATATTTTAGAAATACCCGCTCTAGAAATACCATTAAAATCACCTCCTGGATTACCTCCTGAATTACCTTCTGAGATGGGTTATGTAAGTTTTAGTCATTGTAAAGATGTCTTACTAATAGGTTGGTCAATGCAGAATATTGGCGTAGATATAGAAAGATCAGATAGGCGATTCGAATCTAAAAAAATACTAAATGGATTTTTTTCGAGTAACGAAAAAAAAACACTTAAGGATTTAAATGATAATGAAATTAATTCAGAGGTTTTAAAACTTTGGGTAAGAAAAGAAGCTGCAATCAAGTGGCAAAAAGGAAGTATTTTCAATGATCTTTCAAAATGGAATTTTATATTAGGAACTAATATATTAGAGAATAAGTATGAGGGAGTTAATCTAAAATCGTTTTTTATTAATTATGAGCATTGGTATATTTCTTTAGCATGTAATAATAATTTAGGAATAAAAAAACCTATTATTTGTAAATATTAG